A single Musa acuminata AAA Group cultivar baxijiao chromosome BXJ2-1, Cavendish_Baxijiao_AAA, whole genome shotgun sequence DNA region contains:
- the LOC103992930 gene encoding uncharacterized protein LOC103992930 isoform X2 — MAASNPVHIIVWTESPPVPKATRSRANICRRPNPPAAARLRGLVLRLRPHLDTANLDGGGGGGGWQDDGLEAHLHHLLRGPQAPRRTPPGRPHLRPRLPRALWFEYCPAGKKPICPVCNQSCPLRRPTRLYFQSAGDSAAATQTTITSFVSQRPSSEALAAEVGRLELKLASLTAKFEIQETHLKELNDEVSSWKESATREEAKRLAVKKEKERIEQFLHAKTEELNRKSLECLRLEERNLGLGKELAALKLATDLNLGEEEMVKLASLGHGCNHDNAIDVMKRSLALRNKSYKELMAQCNNLGRAETRSRQNLDKAIEKIRKMKMRIQELEKALEDKENGFLRDLKASKKRKAKGLDSNYTSDNLKLPHTADPPTEDHSKNTTLHYLNSISGGLQAHNDLASPADKDKNFAMDLNDDASFFDVDALKHRPSLHEDLYRQSDTGNQSELYKSADIQKRSSCEQDASSCPNREAYSICKPSDASGKSWIPDISKHRTENTDEHGGRSQIDSTWVKEVLSIDNITKKKPSAENITETQACNAAAIHGDGCFPGVLGTSIVNKNVGRWCKQVLKKPSSSLGMEASKSSGDLIAVGADGRGGRIKILRSGGHSLPQSPSSKKSKYEANRTSQLQIERFFRKPKTHEG; from the exons ATGGCAGCCTCGAACCCGGTCCACATAATTGTGTGGACCGAATCGCCGCCAGTCCCAAAAGCCACACGTTCCCGCGCTAACATTTGCCGGCGCCCAAACCCTCCCGCCGCCGCGCGACTTCGCGGCTTGGTACTCCGTCTCCGCCCGCATCTCGACACCGCAAACCTcgatggcggaggaggaggagggggatggCAGGACGACGGGCTCGAAGCCCATCTGCACCATCTGCTACGAGGACCTCAAGCCCCTCGTCGAACACCTCCAGGCCGCCCCCATCTGCGGCCACGTCTTCCACGAGCTCTG TGGTTCGAGTATTGCCCCGCCGGCAAAAAGCCGATCTGCCCCGTCTGCAATCAGTCCTGCCCCCTGCGCCGGCCCACCCGCCTCTACTTCCAGTCAGCCGGCGACTCCGCCGCCGCTACCCAGACGACCATCACCTCCTTCGTCTCCCAGCGGCCTTCCTCCGAGGCCTTGGCTGCGGAGGTCGGGAGGTTGGAGCTCAAGCTCGCCTCCCTCACTGCCAAATTCGAGATCCAGGAGACCCATCTCAAGGAATTGAACGACGAG GTGTCTTCTTGGAAGGAATCAGCCACACGGGAAGAGGCCAAAAGGCTAGCTGTCAAGAAAGAGAAAGAGCGCATCGAGCAGTTTCTTCATGCGAAAACGGAG GAACTGAATAGAAAATCGTTGGAGTGCCTAAGGCTAGAGGAGAGGAACTTGGGATTGGGTAAAGAACTCGCGGCGCTCAAGCT TGCGACAGACCTCAATCTGGGGGAAGAAGAAATGGTGAAGCTTGCATCACTAGGTCATGGGTGTAACCATGATAATGCAATTGACGTTATGAAGAGGTCGCTTGCCCTGCGCAACAA GAGCTACAAGGAACTGATGGCTCAGTGCAACAATTTAGGAAGAGCAGAGACTCGCTCACGTCAGAATCTCGACAAGGCCATTGAGAAAATAAGGAAAATGAAG ATGAGGATACAAGAACTGGAGAAGGCGCTTGAAGATAAAGAAAATGGCTTTCTCAGGGACCTGAAAGCTTCTAAGAAACGTAAAGCTAAAGGGTTAGATTCAAATTACACTTCAGATAACCTCAAACTCCCACACACTGCAGATCCCCCAACAGAAGATCATTCTAAGAATACTACTCTACACTATTTAAACAGCATCTCTGGAGGTTTACAAGCCCATAATGATTTGGCTTCACCTGCTGACAAGGATAAAAATTTTGCAATggatctaaatgatgatgctagcTTCTTTGATGTAGATGCTCTTAAACACCGTCCAAGCTTGCATGAGGATCTATATCGACAATCTGATACCGGAAATCAATCTGAATTGTATAAAAGTGCAGATATCCAGAAAAGATCTTCATGTGAGCAAGATGCTTCCTCTTGTCCCAACAGAGAAGCGTATTCAATCTGTAAACCAAGTGATGCTTCTGGCAAGTCATGGATTCCAGACATTTCTAAGCACAGAACAGAGAACACTGATGAACATGGAGGGAGAAGTCAAATAGACTCAACCTGGGTGAAAGAAGTATTATCTATTGATAACATCACGAAGAAAAAACCATCAGCAGAAAATATAACCGAAACTCAAGCGTGCAATGCAGCTGCAATTCATG GTGACGGATGTTTTCCGGGAGTCCTTGGAACAAGTATTGTCAACAAGAATGTGGGGAGATGGTGCAAGCAGGTTCTCAAAAAGCCATCCTCATCTCTTGGTATGGAAGCTTCAAAGAGTAGTGGCGACTTGATTGCTGTTGGAGCGgatggaagaggagggaggattaAGATACTTAGAAGTGGTGGCCATTCCTTG CCACAATCTCCGTCCTCCAAGAAATCCAAGTACGAAGCTAACCGAACCAGTCAGCTACAAATCGAGCGTTTCTTCAGAAAGCCCAAAACGCACGAAGGTTGA
- the LOC103992930 gene encoding uncharacterized protein LOC103992930 isoform X5, which translates to MAEEEEGDGRTTGSKPICTICYEDLKPLVEHLQAAPICGHVFHELCLQQWFEYCPAGKKPICPVCNQSCPLRRPTRLYFQSAGDSAAATQTTITSFVSQRPSSEALAAEVGRLELKLASLTAKFEIQETHLKELNDEVSSWKESATREEAKRLAVKKEKERIEQFLHAKTEELNRKSLECLRLEERNLGLGKELAALKLATDLNLGEEEMVKLASLGHGCNHDNAIDVMKRSLALRNKSYKELMAQCNNLGRAETRSRQNLDKAIEKIRKMKMRIQELEKALEDKENGFLRDLKASKKRKAKGLDSNYTSDNLKLPHTADPPTEDHSKNTTLHYLNSISGGLQAHNDLASPADKDKNFAMDLNDDASFFDVDALKHRPSLHEDLYRQSDTGNQSELYKSADIQKRSSCEQDASSCPNREAYSICKPSDASGKSWIPDISKHRTENTDEHGGRSQIDSTWVKEVLSIDNITKKKPSAENITETQACNAAAIHGDGCFPGVLGTSIVNKNVGRWCKQVLKKPSSSLGMEASKSSGDLIAVGADGRGGRIKILRSGGHSLPQSPSSKKSKYEANRTSQLQIERFFRKPKTHEG; encoded by the exons atggcggaggaggaggagggggatggCAGGACGACGGGCTCGAAGCCCATCTGCACCATCTGCTACGAGGACCTCAAGCCCCTCGTCGAACACCTCCAGGCCGCCCCCATCTGCGGCCACGTCTTCCACGAGCTCTG CCTGCAGCAGTGGTTCGAGTATTGCCCCGCCGGCAAAAAGCCGATCTGCCCCGTCTGCAATCAGTCCTGCCCCCTGCGCCGGCCCACCCGCCTCTACTTCCAGTCAGCCGGCGACTCCGCCGCCGCTACCCAGACGACCATCACCTCCTTCGTCTCCCAGCGGCCTTCCTCCGAGGCCTTGGCTGCGGAGGTCGGGAGGTTGGAGCTCAAGCTCGCCTCCCTCACTGCCAAATTCGAGATCCAGGAGACCCATCTCAAGGAATTGAACGACGAG GTGTCTTCTTGGAAGGAATCAGCCACACGGGAAGAGGCCAAAAGGCTAGCTGTCAAGAAAGAGAAAGAGCGCATCGAGCAGTTTCTTCATGCGAAAACGGAG GAACTGAATAGAAAATCGTTGGAGTGCCTAAGGCTAGAGGAGAGGAACTTGGGATTGGGTAAAGAACTCGCGGCGCTCAAGCT TGCGACAGACCTCAATCTGGGGGAAGAAGAAATGGTGAAGCTTGCATCACTAGGTCATGGGTGTAACCATGATAATGCAATTGACGTTATGAAGAGGTCGCTTGCCCTGCGCAACAA GAGCTACAAGGAACTGATGGCTCAGTGCAACAATTTAGGAAGAGCAGAGACTCGCTCACGTCAGAATCTCGACAAGGCCATTGAGAAAATAAGGAAAATGAAG ATGAGGATACAAGAACTGGAGAAGGCGCTTGAAGATAAAGAAAATGGCTTTCTCAGGGACCTGAAAGCTTCTAAGAAACGTAAAGCTAAAGGGTTAGATTCAAATTACACTTCAGATAACCTCAAACTCCCACACACTGCAGATCCCCCAACAGAAGATCATTCTAAGAATACTACTCTACACTATTTAAACAGCATCTCTGGAGGTTTACAAGCCCATAATGATTTGGCTTCACCTGCTGACAAGGATAAAAATTTTGCAATggatctaaatgatgatgctagcTTCTTTGATGTAGATGCTCTTAAACACCGTCCAAGCTTGCATGAGGATCTATATCGACAATCTGATACCGGAAATCAATCTGAATTGTATAAAAGTGCAGATATCCAGAAAAGATCTTCATGTGAGCAAGATGCTTCCTCTTGTCCCAACAGAGAAGCGTATTCAATCTGTAAACCAAGTGATGCTTCTGGCAAGTCATGGATTCCAGACATTTCTAAGCACAGAACAGAGAACACTGATGAACATGGAGGGAGAAGTCAAATAGACTCAACCTGGGTGAAAGAAGTATTATCTATTGATAACATCACGAAGAAAAAACCATCAGCAGAAAATATAACCGAAACTCAAGCGTGCAATGCAGCTGCAATTCATG GTGACGGATGTTTTCCGGGAGTCCTTGGAACAAGTATTGTCAACAAGAATGTGGGGAGATGGTGCAAGCAGGTTCTCAAAAAGCCATCCTCATCTCTTGGTATGGAAGCTTCAAAGAGTAGTGGCGACTTGATTGCTGTTGGAGCGgatggaagaggagggaggattaAGATACTTAGAAGTGGTGGCCATTCCTTG CCACAATCTCCGTCCTCCAAGAAATCCAAGTACGAAGCTAACCGAACCAGTCAGCTACAAATCGAGCGTTTCTTCAGAAAGCCCAAAACGCACGAAGGTTGA
- the LOC103992930 gene encoding uncharacterized protein LOC103992930 isoform X4, with product MAEEEEGDGRTTGSKPICTICYEDLKPLVEHLQAAPICGHVFHELCLQQWFEYCPAGKKPICPVCNQSCPLRRPTRLYFQSAGDSAAATQTTITSFVSQRPSSEALAAEVGRLELKLASLTAKFEIQETHLKELNDEVSSWKESATREEAKRLAVKKEKERIEQFLHAKTEELNRKSLECLRLEERNLGLGKELAALKLATDLNLGEEEMVKLASLGHGCNHDNAIDVMKRSLALRNKSYKELMAQCNNLGRAETRSRQNLDKAIEKIRKMKMRIQELEKALEDKENGFLRDLKASKKRKAKGLDSNYTSDNLKLPHTADPPTEDHSKNTTLHYLNSISGGLQAHNDLASPADKDKNFAMDLNDDASFFDVDALKHRPSLHEDLYRQSDTGNQSELYKSADIQKRSSCEQDASSCPNREAYSICKPSDASGKSWIPDISKHRTENTDEHGGRSQIDSTWVKEVLSIDNITKKKPSAENITETQACNAAAIHGDGCFPGVLGTSIVNKNVGRWCKQVLKKPSSSLGMEASKSSGDLIAVGADGRGGRIKILRSGGHSLSMQPQSPSSKKSKYEANRTSQLQIERFFRKPKTHEG from the exons atggcggaggaggaggagggggatggCAGGACGACGGGCTCGAAGCCCATCTGCACCATCTGCTACGAGGACCTCAAGCCCCTCGTCGAACACCTCCAGGCCGCCCCCATCTGCGGCCACGTCTTCCACGAGCTCTG CCTGCAGCAGTGGTTCGAGTATTGCCCCGCCGGCAAAAAGCCGATCTGCCCCGTCTGCAATCAGTCCTGCCCCCTGCGCCGGCCCACCCGCCTCTACTTCCAGTCAGCCGGCGACTCCGCCGCCGCTACCCAGACGACCATCACCTCCTTCGTCTCCCAGCGGCCTTCCTCCGAGGCCTTGGCTGCGGAGGTCGGGAGGTTGGAGCTCAAGCTCGCCTCCCTCACTGCCAAATTCGAGATCCAGGAGACCCATCTCAAGGAATTGAACGACGAG GTGTCTTCTTGGAAGGAATCAGCCACACGGGAAGAGGCCAAAAGGCTAGCTGTCAAGAAAGAGAAAGAGCGCATCGAGCAGTTTCTTCATGCGAAAACGGAG GAACTGAATAGAAAATCGTTGGAGTGCCTAAGGCTAGAGGAGAGGAACTTGGGATTGGGTAAAGAACTCGCGGCGCTCAAGCT TGCGACAGACCTCAATCTGGGGGAAGAAGAAATGGTGAAGCTTGCATCACTAGGTCATGGGTGTAACCATGATAATGCAATTGACGTTATGAAGAGGTCGCTTGCCCTGCGCAACAA GAGCTACAAGGAACTGATGGCTCAGTGCAACAATTTAGGAAGAGCAGAGACTCGCTCACGTCAGAATCTCGACAAGGCCATTGAGAAAATAAGGAAAATGAAG ATGAGGATACAAGAACTGGAGAAGGCGCTTGAAGATAAAGAAAATGGCTTTCTCAGGGACCTGAAAGCTTCTAAGAAACGTAAAGCTAAAGGGTTAGATTCAAATTACACTTCAGATAACCTCAAACTCCCACACACTGCAGATCCCCCAACAGAAGATCATTCTAAGAATACTACTCTACACTATTTAAACAGCATCTCTGGAGGTTTACAAGCCCATAATGATTTGGCTTCACCTGCTGACAAGGATAAAAATTTTGCAATggatctaaatgatgatgctagcTTCTTTGATGTAGATGCTCTTAAACACCGTCCAAGCTTGCATGAGGATCTATATCGACAATCTGATACCGGAAATCAATCTGAATTGTATAAAAGTGCAGATATCCAGAAAAGATCTTCATGTGAGCAAGATGCTTCCTCTTGTCCCAACAGAGAAGCGTATTCAATCTGTAAACCAAGTGATGCTTCTGGCAAGTCATGGATTCCAGACATTTCTAAGCACAGAACAGAGAACACTGATGAACATGGAGGGAGAAGTCAAATAGACTCAACCTGGGTGAAAGAAGTATTATCTATTGATAACATCACGAAGAAAAAACCATCAGCAGAAAATATAACCGAAACTCAAGCGTGCAATGCAGCTGCAATTCATG GTGACGGATGTTTTCCGGGAGTCCTTGGAACAAGTATTGTCAACAAGAATGTGGGGAGATGGTGCAAGCAGGTTCTCAAAAAGCCATCCTCATCTCTTGGTATGGAAGCTTCAAAGAGTAGTGGCGACTTGATTGCTGTTGGAGCGgatggaagaggagggaggattaAGATACTTAGAAGTGGTGGCCATTCCTTG TCTATGCAGCCACAATCTCCGTCCTCCAAGAAATCCAAGTACGAAGCTAACCGAACCAGTCAGCTACAAATCGAGCGTTTCTTCAGAAAGCCCAAAACGCACGAAGGTTGA
- the LOC103992930 gene encoding uncharacterized protein LOC103992930 isoform X3: MAASNPVHIIVWTESPPVPKATRSRANICRRPNPPAAARLRGLVLRLRPHLDTANLDGGGGGGGWQDDGLEAHLHHLLRGPQAPRRTPPGRPHLRPRLPRALWFEYCPAGKKPICPVCNQSCPLRRPTRLYFQSAGDSAAATQTTITSFVSQRPSSEALAAEVGRLELKLASLTAKFEIQETHLKELNDEVSSWKESATREEAKRLAVKKEKERIEQFLHAKTEELNRKSLECLRLEERNLGLGKELAALKLATDLNLGEEEMVKLASLGHGCNHDNAIDVMKRSLALRNKSYKELMAQCNNLGRAETRSRQNLDKAIEKIRKMKMRIQELEKALEDKENGFLRDLKASKKRKAKGISGGLQAHNDLASPADKDKNFAMDLNDDASFFDVDALKHRPSLHEDLYRQSDTGNQSELYKSADIQKRSSCEQDASSCPNREAYSICKPSDASGKSWIPDISKHRTENTDEHGGRSQIDSTWVKEVLSIDNITKKKPSAENITETQACNAAAIHGDGCFPGVLGTSIVNKNVGRWCKQVLKKPSSSLGMEASKSSGDLIAVGADGRGGRIKILRSGGHSLSMQPQSPSSKKSKYEANRTSQLQIERFFRKPKTHEG; encoded by the exons ATGGCAGCCTCGAACCCGGTCCACATAATTGTGTGGACCGAATCGCCGCCAGTCCCAAAAGCCACACGTTCCCGCGCTAACATTTGCCGGCGCCCAAACCCTCCCGCCGCCGCGCGACTTCGCGGCTTGGTACTCCGTCTCCGCCCGCATCTCGACACCGCAAACCTcgatggcggaggaggaggagggggatggCAGGACGACGGGCTCGAAGCCCATCTGCACCATCTGCTACGAGGACCTCAAGCCCCTCGTCGAACACCTCCAGGCCGCCCCCATCTGCGGCCACGTCTTCCACGAGCTCTG TGGTTCGAGTATTGCCCCGCCGGCAAAAAGCCGATCTGCCCCGTCTGCAATCAGTCCTGCCCCCTGCGCCGGCCCACCCGCCTCTACTTCCAGTCAGCCGGCGACTCCGCCGCCGCTACCCAGACGACCATCACCTCCTTCGTCTCCCAGCGGCCTTCCTCCGAGGCCTTGGCTGCGGAGGTCGGGAGGTTGGAGCTCAAGCTCGCCTCCCTCACTGCCAAATTCGAGATCCAGGAGACCCATCTCAAGGAATTGAACGACGAG GTGTCTTCTTGGAAGGAATCAGCCACACGGGAAGAGGCCAAAAGGCTAGCTGTCAAGAAAGAGAAAGAGCGCATCGAGCAGTTTCTTCATGCGAAAACGGAG GAACTGAATAGAAAATCGTTGGAGTGCCTAAGGCTAGAGGAGAGGAACTTGGGATTGGGTAAAGAACTCGCGGCGCTCAAGCT TGCGACAGACCTCAATCTGGGGGAAGAAGAAATGGTGAAGCTTGCATCACTAGGTCATGGGTGTAACCATGATAATGCAATTGACGTTATGAAGAGGTCGCTTGCCCTGCGCAACAA GAGCTACAAGGAACTGATGGCTCAGTGCAACAATTTAGGAAGAGCAGAGACTCGCTCACGTCAGAATCTCGACAAGGCCATTGAGAAAATAAGGAAAATGAAG ATGAGGATACAAGAACTGGAGAAGGCGCTTGAAGATAAAGAAAATGGCTTTCTCAGGGACCTGAAAGCTTCTAAGAAACGTAAAGCTAAAGG CATCTCTGGAGGTTTACAAGCCCATAATGATTTGGCTTCACCTGCTGACAAGGATAAAAATTTTGCAATggatctaaatgatgatgctagcTTCTTTGATGTAGATGCTCTTAAACACCGTCCAAGCTTGCATGAGGATCTATATCGACAATCTGATACCGGAAATCAATCTGAATTGTATAAAAGTGCAGATATCCAGAAAAGATCTTCATGTGAGCAAGATGCTTCCTCTTGTCCCAACAGAGAAGCGTATTCAATCTGTAAACCAAGTGATGCTTCTGGCAAGTCATGGATTCCAGACATTTCTAAGCACAGAACAGAGAACACTGATGAACATGGAGGGAGAAGTCAAATAGACTCAACCTGGGTGAAAGAAGTATTATCTATTGATAACATCACGAAGAAAAAACCATCAGCAGAAAATATAACCGAAACTCAAGCGTGCAATGCAGCTGCAATTCATG GTGACGGATGTTTTCCGGGAGTCCTTGGAACAAGTATTGTCAACAAGAATGTGGGGAGATGGTGCAAGCAGGTTCTCAAAAAGCCATCCTCATCTCTTGGTATGGAAGCTTCAAAGAGTAGTGGCGACTTGATTGCTGTTGGAGCGgatggaagaggagggaggattaAGATACTTAGAAGTGGTGGCCATTCCTTG TCTATGCAGCCACAATCTCCGTCCTCCAAGAAATCCAAGTACGAAGCTAACCGAACCAGTCAGCTACAAATCGAGCGTTTCTTCAGAAAGCCCAAAACGCACGAAGGTTGA
- the LOC103992930 gene encoding uncharacterized protein LOC103992930 isoform X1 → MAASNPVHIIVWTESPPVPKATRSRANICRRPNPPAAARLRGLVLRLRPHLDTANLDGGGGGGGWQDDGLEAHLHHLLRGPQAPRRTPPGRPHLRPRLPRALWFEYCPAGKKPICPVCNQSCPLRRPTRLYFQSAGDSAAATQTTITSFVSQRPSSEALAAEVGRLELKLASLTAKFEIQETHLKELNDEVSSWKESATREEAKRLAVKKEKERIEQFLHAKTEELNRKSLECLRLEERNLGLGKELAALKLATDLNLGEEEMVKLASLGHGCNHDNAIDVMKRSLALRNKSYKELMAQCNNLGRAETRSRQNLDKAIEKIRKMKMRIQELEKALEDKENGFLRDLKASKKRKAKGLDSNYTSDNLKLPHTADPPTEDHSKNTTLHYLNSISGGLQAHNDLASPADKDKNFAMDLNDDASFFDVDALKHRPSLHEDLYRQSDTGNQSELYKSADIQKRSSCEQDASSCPNREAYSICKPSDASGKSWIPDISKHRTENTDEHGGRSQIDSTWVKEVLSIDNITKKKPSAENITETQACNAAAIHGDGCFPGVLGTSIVNKNVGRWCKQVLKKPSSSLGMEASKSSGDLIAVGADGRGGRIKILRSGGHSLSMQPQSPSSKKSKYEANRTSQLQIERFFRKPKTHEG, encoded by the exons ATGGCAGCCTCGAACCCGGTCCACATAATTGTGTGGACCGAATCGCCGCCAGTCCCAAAAGCCACACGTTCCCGCGCTAACATTTGCCGGCGCCCAAACCCTCCCGCCGCCGCGCGACTTCGCGGCTTGGTACTCCGTCTCCGCCCGCATCTCGACACCGCAAACCTcgatggcggaggaggaggagggggatggCAGGACGACGGGCTCGAAGCCCATCTGCACCATCTGCTACGAGGACCTCAAGCCCCTCGTCGAACACCTCCAGGCCGCCCCCATCTGCGGCCACGTCTTCCACGAGCTCTG TGGTTCGAGTATTGCCCCGCCGGCAAAAAGCCGATCTGCCCCGTCTGCAATCAGTCCTGCCCCCTGCGCCGGCCCACCCGCCTCTACTTCCAGTCAGCCGGCGACTCCGCCGCCGCTACCCAGACGACCATCACCTCCTTCGTCTCCCAGCGGCCTTCCTCCGAGGCCTTGGCTGCGGAGGTCGGGAGGTTGGAGCTCAAGCTCGCCTCCCTCACTGCCAAATTCGAGATCCAGGAGACCCATCTCAAGGAATTGAACGACGAG GTGTCTTCTTGGAAGGAATCAGCCACACGGGAAGAGGCCAAAAGGCTAGCTGTCAAGAAAGAGAAAGAGCGCATCGAGCAGTTTCTTCATGCGAAAACGGAG GAACTGAATAGAAAATCGTTGGAGTGCCTAAGGCTAGAGGAGAGGAACTTGGGATTGGGTAAAGAACTCGCGGCGCTCAAGCT TGCGACAGACCTCAATCTGGGGGAAGAAGAAATGGTGAAGCTTGCATCACTAGGTCATGGGTGTAACCATGATAATGCAATTGACGTTATGAAGAGGTCGCTTGCCCTGCGCAACAA GAGCTACAAGGAACTGATGGCTCAGTGCAACAATTTAGGAAGAGCAGAGACTCGCTCACGTCAGAATCTCGACAAGGCCATTGAGAAAATAAGGAAAATGAAG ATGAGGATACAAGAACTGGAGAAGGCGCTTGAAGATAAAGAAAATGGCTTTCTCAGGGACCTGAAAGCTTCTAAGAAACGTAAAGCTAAAGGGTTAGATTCAAATTACACTTCAGATAACCTCAAACTCCCACACACTGCAGATCCCCCAACAGAAGATCATTCTAAGAATACTACTCTACACTATTTAAACAGCATCTCTGGAGGTTTACAAGCCCATAATGATTTGGCTTCACCTGCTGACAAGGATAAAAATTTTGCAATggatctaaatgatgatgctagcTTCTTTGATGTAGATGCTCTTAAACACCGTCCAAGCTTGCATGAGGATCTATATCGACAATCTGATACCGGAAATCAATCTGAATTGTATAAAAGTGCAGATATCCAGAAAAGATCTTCATGTGAGCAAGATGCTTCCTCTTGTCCCAACAGAGAAGCGTATTCAATCTGTAAACCAAGTGATGCTTCTGGCAAGTCATGGATTCCAGACATTTCTAAGCACAGAACAGAGAACACTGATGAACATGGAGGGAGAAGTCAAATAGACTCAACCTGGGTGAAAGAAGTATTATCTATTGATAACATCACGAAGAAAAAACCATCAGCAGAAAATATAACCGAAACTCAAGCGTGCAATGCAGCTGCAATTCATG GTGACGGATGTTTTCCGGGAGTCCTTGGAACAAGTATTGTCAACAAGAATGTGGGGAGATGGTGCAAGCAGGTTCTCAAAAAGCCATCCTCATCTCTTGGTATGGAAGCTTCAAAGAGTAGTGGCGACTTGATTGCTGTTGGAGCGgatggaagaggagggaggattaAGATACTTAGAAGTGGTGGCCATTCCTTG TCTATGCAGCCACAATCTCCGTCCTCCAAGAAATCCAAGTACGAAGCTAACCGAACCAGTCAGCTACAAATCGAGCGTTTCTTCAGAAAGCCCAAAACGCACGAAGGTTGA